A single genomic interval of Nocardioides palaemonis harbors:
- a CDS encoding AAA family ATPase: protein MTVHFSPSLSEIGDAAHHSEAAAGNITAASEATRALMDALNGVSDHDKVLLRAAAGAGKSYALVTMVKEALANPNCARIAVTAFKNRQIYPLAARLGEEVGKDKVCLFVSAKRLAEVPDAVASAVTVATTTSAIPENVSIVLGVSHKLGAPSEPRRLSDHLGAGANGKTVFDVLFVDEAWEMALHLYDKVQRLAPITVGVGDVGQLPPIDASQNPWRGDAGYNPYRAWPTAYERASTTFSVDLPAVWRPTGEQLLLWRAFYGSWDRLDCVAAPGDRSISLPSMSEPAMSVWQSVATGVPSLLEVSGLPPAEAADIDQPLLAVVEELLRELLAGGFSCTERKYDDVGAPGPVVSVSSDAPDGDPLVVILATRNQAVDDATEMVERLTEELDLPEGLLHVSTVDKWQGQTNRITVALHPLSGAAELDEFNSAFGRLAVTCTRATHGLLMVARAGLDDLLDGAPARPGTPFGEPGTRSLPRQTHQRILRAFSRGVWDTRA from the coding sequence ATGACCGTGCACTTCTCGCCGTCCCTCTCGGAGATCGGTGACGCCGCCCACCACTCGGAGGCGGCCGCGGGCAACATCACCGCTGCGAGCGAGGCCACCCGCGCACTGATGGACGCGCTCAACGGAGTGTCGGACCACGACAAGGTGTTGCTACGCGCGGCTGCCGGCGCGGGCAAGTCGTACGCCCTGGTGACGATGGTCAAGGAGGCGCTGGCCAACCCGAACTGCGCCCGAATCGCAGTGACCGCTTTCAAGAACAGGCAGATCTACCCGCTCGCTGCTCGGCTCGGTGAGGAGGTCGGCAAGGACAAGGTGTGCCTCTTCGTCTCGGCGAAGCGCCTCGCTGAGGTGCCGGACGCTGTCGCCTCTGCTGTCACCGTCGCGACGACCACGAGCGCCATCCCGGAGAACGTCTCCATCGTCCTCGGCGTCTCCCACAAGCTCGGGGCGCCGAGCGAACCCCGCCGACTCAGCGACCACCTGGGTGCCGGAGCCAACGGCAAGACGGTGTTCGACGTCCTCTTCGTTGACGAGGCCTGGGAGATGGCACTCCACCTCTACGACAAGGTGCAGCGGCTGGCGCCGATTACCGTCGGCGTGGGTGACGTCGGCCAGCTTCCTCCTATCGACGCGAGCCAGAACCCGTGGCGGGGCGACGCCGGCTACAACCCCTACCGGGCGTGGCCCACCGCCTACGAGCGCGCATCGACCACCTTCTCGGTCGACCTACCGGCCGTCTGGCGCCCGACCGGCGAGCAGCTCCTCCTCTGGCGCGCGTTCTACGGCTCGTGGGACCGGCTCGACTGCGTCGCGGCTCCGGGCGACCGGTCCATCTCCCTCCCCTCGATGTCCGAGCCGGCGATGTCCGTCTGGCAATCGGTCGCCACCGGCGTCCCCTCGCTGCTCGAGGTCAGCGGCCTCCCGCCCGCGGAGGCGGCCGACATCGACCAGCCCCTGCTCGCCGTGGTCGAAGAGCTGCTGCGCGAGCTGCTGGCCGGCGGCTTCTCGTGCACGGAGCGGAAGTACGACGACGTCGGCGCCCCCGGGCCCGTCGTCTCAGTGTCGTCCGACGCACCTGACGGCGATCCCCTGGTCGTGATCCTGGCGACCCGCAACCAGGCGGTGGACGACGCTACGGAGATGGTCGAGCGGCTGACCGAGGAGCTCGACCTGCCGGAAGGGCTCCTCCACGTGTCGACCGTCGACAAGTGGCAAGGCCAGACAAACCGGATCACCGTCGCGCTCCACCCCCTCTCTGGGGCGGCCGAGCTCGACGAGTTCAACTCGGCATTCGGGCGGCTGGCTGTCACCTGCACCCGCGCGACACACGGCCTCCTGATGGTGGCCAGAGCCGGTCTCGACGACCTGCTCGATGGCGCCCCTGCGCGGCCCGGCACGCCGTTCGGCGAGCCGGGGACCAGGTCGTTGCCTCGCCAGACGCACCAGCGGATCCTGCGGGCGTTCAGTCGCGGGGTGTGGGACACCCGTGCATGA